A single window of Zea mays cultivar B73 chromosome 10, Zm-B73-REFERENCE-NAM-5.0, whole genome shotgun sequence DNA harbors:
- the LOC103641516 gene encoding probable protein phosphatase 2C 37, with protein sequence MVMASAGVNVPGGDEVRNPTAASASTPECRMRRRHRLEPQGSGDAAAAAAPGPSWVRRLRPAASRFSPSPSPSLSPSSSQSSADRPNDEEQEELDHEVEVELAPAGPQLEPGEAEGEPEAEAVAVAPQVWPVAFGSLSMAGRMRMMEDAVSLHPDLCTWAADGSPMHFFGVFDGHGGSHVSALCRDRMHEVVAEELAREGATFLRRRQESAASGSAAWSERAEEERAWRAALQRGFRRVDDMAALACACGRVARPSCSCPLAGTSSGIVGSTAVVALLVRGRLVVANCGDSRAVLCRGPAGTPPVPLSSDHKPNRADEKARIEAAGGRVVFNNGHRVRGILAMSRALGDRLLRPEVIAEPEITVTERTVEDECLILASDGMWDVISNDIACNVARQCLEDGNPPPADPTAGGGGGAPAAGVVVVAAREAEPRCLRAASLLARLAIGRETQDNVSIVVVDLKHRD encoded by the exons ATGGTGATGGCCAGCGCCGGCGTCAACGTGCCCGGCGGCGACGAGGTACGGAACCCGACCGCTGCGTCCGCGTCCACCCCAGAATGCCGGATGCGCAGGCGCCACCGCCTCGAGCCCCAAGGATCCGgcgacgccgccgccgctgcgGCGCCGGGCCCGAGCTGGGTGCGCCGTCTCCGTCCTGCGGCCTCCCGGttctcgccgtcgccgtcgccatcgCTGTCGCCGTCGTCGTCCCAGAGCTCTGCGGACAGGCCCAACGACGAGGAGCAGGAAGAGCTCGACCATGAGGTGGAGGTGGAGCTCGCGCCGGCGGGGCCGCAGCTCGAGCCCGGCGAGGCTGAAGGTGAACCTGAAGCCGAGGCCGTCGCCGTCGCCCCGCAGGTGTGGCCCGTGGCCTTCGGCTCCCTGTCCATGGCGGGGCGGATGCGGATGATGGAGGACGCCGTCTCGCTCCATCCGGACTTGTGCACCTGGGCCGCCGACGGCTCGCCCATGCACTTCTTCGGCGTCTTTGACGGCCACGGCGGCTCCCAT GTGTCCGCGTTATGCCGGGACCGGATGCACGAGGTGGTGGCGGAGGAGCTGGCCAGGGAGGGAGCCACCTTCCTGCGGCGGCGGCAGGAGTCGGCGGCGTCGGGCAGCGCCGCCTGGTCGGAGCGGGCGGAGGAGGAGCGCGCGTGGCGCGCGGCGCTGCAGCGGGGCTTCCGGCGGGTGGACGATATGGCGGCGCTGGCGTGCGCGTGCGGGCGCGTGGCGCGGCCAAGCTGCAGCTGCCCGCTCGCCGGCACCTCCTCCGGCATCGTCGGCTCCACCGCCGTGGTGGCCCTCCTCGTCCGCGGCCGCCTCGTCGTCGCCAACTGCGGCGACTCCCGCGCCGTGCTCTGCCGCGGGCCCGCCGGGACGCCGCCCGTCCCGCTCTCCTCCGACCACAAG CCAAATCGGGCAGACGAGAAGGCGCGGATCGAGGCGGCCGGCGGGCGGGTGGTGTTCAACAACGGGCACCGCGTGCGTGGGATCCTCGCCATGTCGCGCGCACTAG GGGACAGGCTGCTGAGGCCGGAAGTGATCGCTGAGCCGGAGATCACCGTGACGGAGCGAACGGTGGAGGACGAGTGCCTGATCCTGGCGAGCGACGGGATGTGGGACGTGATCAGCAACGACATCGCCTGCAACGTGGCCCGCCAATGCCTGGAGGACGGGAACCCGCCTCCCGCCGACCCCACtgcgggaggaggaggaggagctccgGCCGCCGGCGTAGTCGTCGTCGCCGCCCGCGAGGCCGAGCCCCGGTGCCTCCGCGCCGCCTCGCTCCTGGCCAGGCTCGCCATCGGCAGGGAGACACAGGATAACGTCAGCATCGTCGTCGTCGACCTCAAGCACAGGGACTGA